In Vibrio japonicus, one DNA window encodes the following:
- a CDS encoding DUF2069 domain-containing protein, with protein MQEMQPQTKLFRLLALFGNLALLSWIALWQLSLSPHPHISSTTLAIAWAVPLLLPLPGILAGKPYTHAWANFVLMLYFLHGFTILYIDDGERWLAVVELLLTTIAFLGNILYARARGKELGMKLKRLSKVEKEEKERFESK; from the coding sequence ATGCAAGAGATGCAGCCTCAAACAAAGCTTTTTCGCCTCCTCGCTTTGTTTGGTAATTTGGCACTACTTTCATGGATAGCATTGTGGCAGCTGTCACTTTCTCCTCATCCACATATTAGCAGTACAACCTTGGCCATTGCTTGGGCTGTGCCACTGTTATTGCCACTTCCGGGTATATTAGCAGGTAAGCCTTATACGCACGCTTGGGCAAATTTTGTCCTCATGCTCTACTTCTTACACGGCTTCACTATTCTGTATATTGATGATGGTGAACGCTGGTTAGCGGTCGTTGAGCTATTACTGACCACCATCGCCTTTCTGGGAAACATTCTTTATGCGCGAGCACGAGGAAAAGAGTTGGGGATGAAGCTAAAGCGACTATCTAAAGTCGAAAAAGAAGAAAAAGAACGTTTTGAGTCAAAATAG